The Phycisphaerae bacterium genome has a segment encoding these proteins:
- the rplV gene encoding 50S ribosomal protein L22 has product MDGLRQWTARHRFARIAPRKARLVIDLIRGQRCDEAVEQLRFNRRRAAYFIRNVLRSAMANASEAEASVGDLVVTDARVDGGPYYRRWQPKDRGRAHPIARRTSHITVVVTERDRRTGQEEAS; this is encoded by the coding sequence ATGGACGGTTTGCGGCAGTGGACGGCACGGCATCGCTTCGCACGGATCGCTCCGCGCAAAGCCCGCCTGGTGATCGACCTGATCCGGGGGCAGCGCTGCGACGAAGCCGTGGAGCAACTGCGGTTCAACCGTCGCCGGGCGGCTTATTTCATCCGCAACGTGTTGCGGTCGGCGATGGCCAACGCCAGCGAGGCGGAGGCCAGCGTCGGGGATCTGGTGGTGACGGATGCCCGGGTGGACGGCGGGCCTTACTATCGCCGGTGGCAGCCGAAGGATCGCGGCCGGGCGCACCCCATTGCCCGGCGTACGAGCCATATCACGGTGGTGGTCACCGAGCGGGATCGAAGAACAGGGCAGGAAGAGGCGTCGTAA
- the rpsS gene encoding 30S ribosomal protein S19 → MARSAKKGPYVDQKLFLKVQRQKAGGAGGVVRTWARRCTIVPEFVGQRFEVHNGKTFHQVYVTEDMVGHKLGEFSLTRSFRGHGGKKAAGK, encoded by the coding sequence ATGGCGAGATCGGCAAAGAAAGGCCCGTACGTCGACCAGAAGCTGTTCCTCAAGGTGCAGCGGCAGAAGGCGGGCGGCGCAGGCGGCGTGGTTCGCACGTGGGCGCGTCGGTGCACGATCGTCCCGGAGTTTGTCGGCCAGCGCTTTGAGGTGCACAACGGCAAGACGTTTCACCAGGTGTATGTGACCGAGGACATGGTCGGGCACAAACTTGGGGAATTCAGCCTTACGCGGTCGTTCCGGGGCCACGGTGGCAAGAAGGCCGCCGGTAAGTAG
- the rplB gene encoding 50S ribosomal protein L2, translating into MGITTYNPTTAGRRNSSVNDFKELTDKKKRPEKSLLRRLARKGGRNHHGKITTRHRGGGARRLYRIIDFKRNKDGIPAKVVSVEYDPNRSCHIALLEYADGEKRYILAPVGLTAGKTVESGERVEPKVGNAMPLKYVPPGFEIHNIEMNIGQGGKLVRSAGGAARLMARNNNWATLQLPSGEIREVRVECRATIGQLGNAEHQNVRWGKAGRTRHRGRRPHVRGTAMNPVAHPLGGGEGRSGGGRHPCSPRGKLAKGGRTRNPKKISNRRILRRRRSVRYGQLPTPKK; encoded by the coding sequence ATGGGCATTACCACATACAACCCAACGACGGCAGGACGCCGCAATTCGTCGGTCAACGACTTCAAGGAGCTGACCGACAAGAAGAAGCGGCCGGAAAAGTCCCTGCTGCGCCGATTGGCTCGGAAGGGTGGTCGCAACCACCACGGCAAGATCACCACGCGACATCGTGGGGGTGGCGCTCGTCGTTTGTACCGCATTATCGACTTCAAGCGCAACAAGGACGGCATCCCCGCGAAAGTCGTCTCCGTCGAATACGATCCCAACCGATCCTGCCATATTGCCCTCCTCGAATACGCCGACGGCGAAAAGCGATACATCCTGGCTCCGGTGGGACTGACCGCGGGTAAGACGGTGGAGAGCGGCGAGCGTGTCGAGCCCAAGGTGGGCAACGCCATGCCGCTGAAGTACGTTCCCCCCGGCTTCGAAATCCACAATATCGAGATGAACATCGGGCAGGGCGGAAAGCTCGTTCGCAGTGCGGGCGGGGCGGCCCGTCTGATGGCCCGCAACAACAATTGGGCGACGCTCCAGCTTCCCTCGGGTGAAATTCGGGAGGTCCGCGTCGAGTGCCGTGCGACCATCGGTCAATTGGGCAACGCCGAGCACCAGAATGTTCGGTGGGGCAAGGCCGGTCGCACGCGGCATCGCGGTCGTCGCCCGCATGTTCGCGGAACCGCGATGAACCCCGTTGCTCACCCGCTGGGCGGTGGCGAGGGTCGAAGCGGCGGCGGCCGGCATCCGTGCAGCCCGCGGGGCAAGCTGGCCAAGGGCGGCCGGACTCGGAATCCAAAGAAGATTTCCAATCGCCGGATACTGCGGCGACGGCGGAGTGTGCGCTACGGCCAGTTGCCGACGCCGAAGAAGTAG
- the rplW gene encoding 50S ribosomal protein L23, whose product MDIYDVIKRPIITEKSTHQAQQSHESTGSRQARGGSYTFDVHPKASKPQIRDAVEKIYNVKVQSVRTSNRQGKSRRYRFKIGRTAAWKKAVVVLDPNSHIDLF is encoded by the coding sequence ATGGACATATACGACGTTATCAAGCGGCCGATCATCACGGAAAAGAGTACGCACCAGGCCCAGCAGTCACACGAGAGCACGGGTTCGCGGCAGGCGCGGGGTGGTTCGTATACGTTCGACGTTCACCCCAAGGCGTCCAAGCCGCAGATTCGCGACGCCGTGGAGAAGATTTACAACGTCAAGGTGCAGAGCGTGCGGACGTCGAATCGGCAGGGTAAGTCGCGGCGGTATCGGTTCAAGATCGGCCGAACCGCGGCATGGAAGAAGGCAGTCGTTGTTCTCGATCCGAACTCCCACATTGATCTGTTCTAG
- the rplD gene encoding 50S ribosomal protein L4: MAMLAVPVVDIQGKRQGEMSVDPELLGGQVRASLLKQAIVAFLDRQRQRSARTKRKSDVEGSTRKLYRQKGTGNARMGQIRTPIRRGGGRAFGRRIPGRVKELPRAMRRLARANAVLAKLQAEDVLILDGLSLSQPKTKTMAGIFAALGAERGCLLAVEAPNANVHLSCRNLPRSQAMVVDDLNAYAVLRRKKLVFTKPAFERFTASLAGLPWGSGGRN, translated from the coding sequence ATGGCCATGTTGGCGGTTCCGGTGGTGGATATTCAGGGCAAGCGGCAGGGTGAGATGTCTGTCGATCCCGAACTGCTTGGCGGACAGGTCCGCGCCAGCCTGCTCAAGCAGGCCATCGTGGCGTTCCTGGATCGCCAGCGGCAGCGCAGCGCCAGGACCAAGCGGAAATCGGACGTGGAAGGCTCGACCCGCAAGCTCTATCGCCAGAAGGGAACGGGCAACGCCCGCATGGGGCAGATTCGTACACCCATCCGCCGTGGCGGCGGTCGGGCCTTTGGGCGGAGGATTCCGGGTCGCGTCAAGGAACTTCCCCGGGCCATGCGACGCCTGGCTCGGGCGAATGCCGTCCTGGCCAAGCTTCAGGCGGAAGACGTGCTGATCCTCGACGGGCTGTCTCTGTCGCAGCCCAAGACCAAGACGATGGCCGGCATTTTCGCGGCGCTCGGTGCGGAGCGGGGTTGCCTGCTGGCCGTCGAGGCGCCGAATGCCAACGTGCATCTGTCGTGCCGGAATCTCCCGCGTTCGCAGGCGATGGTGGTTGACGATCTGAACGCGTATGCGGTGCTGCGGCGCAAGAAGCTGGTGTTCACCAAGCCGGCGTTCGAACGCTTTACTGCGTCGCTCGCCGGGCTGCCCTGGGGCAGTGGCGGTCGCAATTGA
- the rplC gene encoding 50S ribosomal protein L3, with protein MKPALLGTKIGMTRVIGEGGAVTPVTVVKAGPCIVLQVKSTDTDGYDAVQLGFADVKPHRSTKPIIGHCAVAKTGPKRFIREVRLDDAADVGRGEVLTVELFREGVGHVDVRGTTKGKGYAGVMKRHGFGGMSASHGTERKHRSPGGIGASGSRGRGRCIKKGKRMGGQMGDVRCAMTNLKLVGIDADNDLLLIAGSVPGPNGGTVLVEKSKKRG; from the coding sequence ATGAAACCGGCATTGTTGGGTACCAAAATCGGAATGACTCGCGTGATCGGCGAGGGCGGGGCGGTTACGCCCGTCACGGTGGTCAAGGCCGGTCCTTGCATCGTTCTCCAGGTCAAGTCGACCGATACGGACGGCTATGACGCTGTGCAGCTCGGCTTTGCCGATGTCAAGCCGCATCGCTCGACCAAGCCGATCATCGGTCATTGCGCGGTGGCGAAGACCGGTCCGAAGCGGTTCATCCGCGAAGTGCGGCTGGATGACGCGGCCGACGTGGGTCGGGGCGAGGTATTGACCGTCGAGCTGTTCCGTGAGGGCGTCGGCCATGTCGACGTTCGCGGCACGACCAAGGGCAAAGGCTACGCCGGTGTCATGAAGCGCCACGGATTCGGCGGCATGTCCGCATCGCACGGTACGGAGCGAAAGCACCGCTCACCGGGCGGCATCGGCGCCTCGGGCAGTCGCGGGCGAGGCCGCTGCATCAAGAAGGGCAAGCGCATGGGCGGCCAGATGGGCGACGTCCGCTGCGCGATGACCAATCTGAAGCTGGTCGGGATCGATGCGGACAACGATCTGCTTCTGATCGCCGGCAGTGTTCCCGGCCCCAATGGCGGAACGGTTCTCGTCGAGAAGTCGAAGAAGAGAGGCTAG
- the rpsJ gene encoding 30S ribosomal protein S10, producing the protein MQDVRSVAAKTRIRIRMEAYDARALDGSAKEIVEQAKRTSARVHGPIPLPTRIERYTVLRSPHIDKKSREQFEMRTHKRIIDISEPTARTVEAINRIQVPAGVFIKIRT; encoded by the coding sequence ATGCAGGATGTCAGAAGCGTGGCGGCCAAGACCAGGATTCGTATTCGGATGGAAGCGTACGATGCTCGTGCGCTGGACGGGTCTGCGAAGGAGATCGTCGAGCAGGCCAAGCGGACCAGCGCCCGGGTGCACGGTCCGATTCCCCTGCCGACGCGGATCGAGCGGTACACGGTGCTGCGGAGTCCGCACATCGACAAGAAGTCGCGCGAGCAGTTCGAGATGCGGACGCACAAGCGGATCATCGATATCAGCGAGCCGACGGCGCGGACGGTCGAAGCCATCAACCGCATCCAGGTTCCGGCAGGCGTCTTTATCAAGATTCGCACCTGA
- the fusA gene encoding elongation factor G, whose amino-acid sequence MSGDLSNVRNIGIAAHIDAGKTTTTERILYYAGRTHRMGEVDEGTTTTDYDEQEQRRGITIYSAAVSFEWRNCRINLIDTPGHVDFTAEVERSLRVLDGMVAVFDAREGVEAQSETVWRQADHYKVPRICFINKMDRTGADFEHAVQSLRDRLHARPLVVQLPIGAAESFQGIIDIIEQKAFHFESAQLGAVITERPMTDAEQEATSQARHDLLEEVSEFSEALMVKYLNDDPITPEEIRGAIRKATLSRAAVPVLCGSALRYVGVQRLLDAVADYLPSPLEVPPVDAHDPKKPDVTHTLHCDPSEPLSALVFKIIAEKPVDLYFLRIYSGKLKSNTRVLNASTGEKENVSRIYRMFAKRRDQLDEAPAGEIVAVIGPRHALTGQTFCDQRRPVLLESITFPDTVLSVSVEPKSSRDRDRLIESLKALTRQDPTIQVISNPETGQLLLSGMGELHLEIMVHRLRNDMNVDVSVGKPRVAYRETVTTSGEGTATFSRQLGGKEQFAEVRLGIEPWKPSEGGPSFQIQSRLPAGQIEDEFVQALKTGIADASHSGTLGGYPLINWKVTLLDARQDPANSSEMAFEAAGRMAFFEAIAAAKPVLLEPIMAVEVVTSEEYLGAIMGDLNARHATVRESTMDGPKRIIRADVSLAEMFGYVTVLRSLSQGRATSSMSPSHYAPVAPEQMKALVG is encoded by the coding sequence ATGAGCGGCGATCTATCCAATGTTCGAAATATCGGCATCGCCGCCCACATCGACGCCGGCAAGACCACGACGACGGAGCGCATCCTGTACTACGCCGGCCGGACCCACCGCATGGGCGAGGTCGACGAGGGAACCACCACCACCGATTACGACGAGCAGGAACAGCGCCGGGGCATCACCATCTACTCCGCGGCGGTCAGCTTCGAGTGGCGAAACTGCCGCATCAACCTGATTGACACACCCGGCCACGTCGATTTTACCGCCGAGGTCGAGCGCTCCCTCCGCGTGCTGGACGGGATGGTCGCCGTGTTCGACGCGCGCGAGGGCGTCGAGGCCCAGTCGGAGACGGTGTGGCGACAGGCCGACCATTACAAGGTCCCGAGAATCTGCTTCATCAACAAGATGGACCGTACCGGCGCCGATTTCGAGCATGCCGTCCAGTCCCTTCGGGACCGGCTCCATGCCCGGCCCCTGGTTGTCCAGTTGCCGATCGGCGCGGCCGAGTCATTCCAGGGGATCATCGACATCATCGAGCAGAAGGCTTTCCACTTCGAGTCGGCGCAGCTCGGGGCGGTGATCACCGAGCGGCCCATGACCGACGCGGAGCAGGAGGCGACTTCCCAGGCGCGGCATGATCTTCTGGAGGAAGTCTCGGAGTTCTCCGAGGCGCTGATGGTCAAGTACCTGAACGATGATCCGATCACGCCGGAGGAGATTCGGGGCGCCATCCGCAAGGCAACGCTGTCGCGCGCGGCCGTGCCGGTCCTCTGCGGCAGCGCCTTGCGTTACGTCGGAGTGCAGCGCCTGCTGGATGCGGTGGCGGACTATCTGCCGAGTCCGCTGGAGGTGCCGCCGGTCGATGCGCACGATCCCAAGAAGCCGGACGTCACGCACACGTTGCATTGCGATCCATCCGAGCCGCTCTCGGCGCTGGTGTTCAAGATCATCGCTGAGAAGCCTGTGGATCTGTACTTCCTGCGGATCTATTCCGGCAAGCTTAAGAGCAACACGCGCGTCCTCAATGCGAGTACGGGCGAAAAGGAAAACGTCAGCCGGATTTATCGCATGTTCGCCAAGCGTCGCGACCAGCTTGACGAAGCGCCGGCGGGGGAGATCGTCGCGGTCATCGGGCCGCGCCATGCACTGACGGGCCAGACGTTCTGCGATCAGCGGCGTCCGGTACTTCTCGAGTCGATCACGTTTCCGGATACGGTGTTGAGCGTATCGGTGGAGCCGAAGTCCTCGCGCGACCGCGACAGGCTGATCGAGTCGCTCAAGGCACTGACGCGCCAGGATCCGACGATCCAGGTCATCAGCAATCCCGAGACCGGCCAGCTCCTGCTTTCCGGCATGGGCGAACTGCACCTGGAGATCATGGTCCATCGCCTCCGCAACGACATGAACGTGGATGTTTCCGTGGGCAAGCCGCGGGTCGCCTATCGAGAGACCGTGACCACGTCGGGCGAAGGCACGGCGACGTTCTCGAGACAGCTCGGCGGCAAGGAGCAATTTGCCGAAGTCCGCCTGGGCATCGAGCCGTGGAAACCGTCCGAGGGCGGGCCCAGCTTCCAGATTCAGAGCCGTCTTCCCGCCGGGCAGATCGAAGACGAGTTTGTCCAAGCGCTGAAGACGGGCATTGCGGATGCATCGCACAGCGGGACGCTTGGCGGGTACCCGCTGATCAACTGGAAGGTCACGCTGCTTGACGCCCGCCAGGACCCGGCCAACAGCTCGGAAATGGCCTTCGAAGCCGCCGGGCGCATGGCGTTTTTTGAGGCCATCGCCGCCGCCAAACCGGTACTGCTCGAGCCGATCATGGCCGTGGAGGTGGTCACCTCCGAAGAGTATCTCGGGGCGATCATGGGCGACCTGAACGCCCGCCACGCCACGGTCCGGGAGAGCACGATGGACGGTCCGAAGCGGATCATCCGGGCGGACGTCTCCCTGGCGGAGATGTTCGGATACGTGACAGTACTGCGGAGCCTTTCGCAGGGGCGGGCGACTTCCAGCATGTCGCCATCGCATTATGCCCCGGTCGCACCGGAGCAGATGAAAGCCCTCGTAGGATAG
- the rpsG gene encoding 30S ribosomal protein S7: MAFKKFTHSSEQLAADTRFNSMLVSKFINAVMLDGKKSAATRAVYGAMDIVSRRVKDEPPDKVFTQAIENCKPNVEVRSKRVGGSNYQVPMPVNRRRQQALAIRWMRDAARAKKGRPMADRLAQEIIDAYRGEGTAVTQRENVHRMAEANKAFSHFAW; the protein is encoded by the coding sequence ATGGCGTTCAAGAAATTCACGCATTCTTCCGAGCAGCTCGCGGCGGACACGCGCTTCAACAGCATGCTCGTATCCAAGTTCATCAACGCCGTCATGCTGGACGGCAAGAAGAGCGCGGCGACGCGGGCGGTGTACGGGGCGATGGATATCGTCTCCCGCCGCGTCAAGGACGAGCCGCCGGACAAGGTCTTCACGCAGGCCATCGAGAACTGCAAGCCGAACGTCGAGGTTCGCTCCAAGCGCGTCGGTGGCAGCAACTACCAGGTGCCGATGCCGGTGAACCGGCGGCGCCAGCAGGCGCTGGCCATTCGATGGATGCGTGACGCCGCGCGGGCGAAGAAGGGTCGTCCCATGGCGGACCGTCTCGCCCAGGAGATCATTGATGCCTATCGTGGGGAAGGCACCGCGGTAACGCAGCGGGAAAACGTGCATCGCATGGCCGAGGCCAACAAAGCCTTCTCCCACTTCGCGTGGTAG
- a CDS encoding biotin transporter BioY has product MTTRVRRGVLDDRTSACAVWMALAVLTVLGMTLGAQLRIPAPGTAVPFTLQSLALVLIGLTLPRVPAAAGMAAYLALGGAGVPVFQAGSAGFLGPTGGYLLGFLPAVVVMSTLRGRGCAGLIRLHVAGAAGLAIVLLCGVSWLSAWEGRFAFSTGLQPFVVKAMIEVSLAAWMVHAGRGVRIGRRRLSG; this is encoded by the coding sequence ATGACGACCAGAGTCCGGCGCGGGGTGCTCGACGACCGGACGTCGGCTTGCGCAGTCTGGATGGCCTTGGCCGTGCTGACGGTCCTGGGCATGACGCTGGGGGCGCAGTTGCGGATTCCCGCTCCGGGGACGGCGGTGCCGTTCACGTTGCAGTCGTTGGCGCTGGTTCTGATCGGCCTGACGTTGCCGCGTGTGCCGGCGGCCGCGGGCATGGCAGCGTATCTGGCGCTGGGTGGGGCGGGCGTGCCGGTTTTTCAGGCGGGCTCGGCCGGTTTCCTGGGGCCCACCGGGGGTTACCTTCTGGGATTCCTCCCGGCGGTCGTGGTGATGTCGACCCTGCGCGGGCGTGGGTGTGCCGGGCTGATCCGGCTTCACGTCGCCGGGGCGGCGGGCCTGGCCATCGTGCTGTTGTGCGGTGTGTCGTGGCTTTCCGCATGGGAGGGGCGGTTCGCCTTCAGCACCGGCTTGCAGCCGTTCGTGGTCAAGGCGATGATTGAAGTCAGTCTGGCGGCCTGGATGGTTCATGCGGGTCGCGGTGTTCGGATCGGGCGGCGTCGCCTATCCGGTTGA
- a CDS encoding 30S ribosomal protein S12, translating to MPTINQLIRSPRRPVTKKSKVRDLAQCPQRRGVCLLVKTQTPKKPNSALRKVARVRLTNGKEVTAYIPGVDHNLQEHSIVLVRGGRVRDLPGVRYHIVRGTLDCSGVEGDKDNRPRNRSRSKYGVKRRK from the coding sequence ATGCCGACGATCAATCAGTTAATCCGTAGTCCGCGCCGGCCTGTGACCAAAAAGTCCAAGGTCCGCGACCTCGCCCAGTGTCCGCAGCGTCGTGGCGTGTGCCTACTGGTCAAAACGCAGACGCCGAAGAAGCCGAACTCGGCGCTGCGCAAGGTGGCCCGTGTGCGTTTGACGAATGGCAAGGAAGTCACCGCGTACATTCCGGGGGTCGACCATAACCTCCAGGAGCACTCTATCGTGCTGGTTCGTGGTGGTCGTGTCCGGGACCTGCCGGGCGTTCGTTATCACATTGTTCGCGGTACGCTGGACTGCTCCGGCGTCGAGGGTGACAAGGACAATCGTCCGCGCAACCGCAGCCGCAGCAAGTACGGCGTCAAGCGTCGGAAGTAG